The Macrobrachium nipponense isolate FS-2020 chromosome 1, ASM1510439v2, whole genome shotgun sequence genome includes a window with the following:
- the LOC135219850 gene encoding fructose-bisphosphate aldolase-like, with the protein MTTYFSYPDEALQKELRRIADAITAPGKGILAADESVSTMGKRLADIKVENTDENRRKYRQLLFTTDPSLSQYISGVILFHETVYQKADDGTPFIQLIKEKGIIPGIKVDKGVVPLMGSEGETTTQGLDDLSQRCAQYKKDGCDFAKWRCVLKIGKNTPSHQSMLENANVLARYASICQMNGLVPIVEPEVLPDGDHDLDRAQKVTETVLAFVYKALNDHHVFLEGTLLKPNMVTAGQSCSKKYTPEEVAKATVVALSRTMPAAVPGVTFLSGGQSEEEASVHLDAINKCTEAKKPWALTFSYGRALQASVLRAWGGSDDRVKNGQEELMKRARANSEAAVGKYERGSCQGYAGDTGLFIKDHAY; encoded by the exons ATGACTACCTACTTTAGCTACCCCGATGAGGCCCTCCAGAAGGAGCTGAGGAGGATTGCTGATGCCATCACTGCCCCTGGCAAGGGCATCTTGGCTGCTGATGAGTCCGTGTCTACCATGGGCAAGCGCCTTGCAGATATCAAGGTGGAGAACACTGATGAAAACCGCCGCAAGTACCGCCAGCTTCTCTTCACTACTGACCCC tctctctctcagtacatctCTGGTGTGATCCTTTTCCACGAAACTGTTTACCAGAAGGCTGATGATGGTACTCCATTTATCCAGCTCATCAAGGAGAAGGGAATCATTCCTGGTATCAAG GTTGACAAGGGTGTTGTCCCATTGATGGGCTCCGAGGGTGAAACCACCACCCAGGGTCTTGATGACCTGTCGCAGCGCTGTGCCCAGTACAAGAAGGACGGCTGTGACTTCGCCAAGTGGCGCTGTGTCCTCAAAATTGGCAAGAACACTCCCAGCCACCAGTCCATGCTTGAAAACGCCAATGTCCTTGCCCGTTATGCTTCCATCTGCCAGATGAATGGCCTTGTCCCAATTGTTGAGCCTGAG GTTCTCCCTGATGGTGATCACGATCTTGACCGTGCTCAGAAGGTCACTGAAACTGTTTTGGCCTTCGTGTACAAGGCATTGAATGACCACCATGTGTTCTTGGAGGGTACCCTGCTGAAACCCAACATGGTCACTGCCGGTCAGTCTTGCTCGAAGAAGTACACCCCAGAAGAAGTAGCCAAG GCCACTGTTGTCGCCCTTTCCCGCACAATGCCAGCAGCTGTTCCCGGCGTCACTTTCCTGTCTGGTGGTCAGTCTGAAGAAGAGGCATCTGTTCATCTTGATGCCATCAACAAGTGCACTGAAGCTAAGAAGCCTTGGGCTCTTACCTTCAGCTATGGACGTGCTCTTCAGGCTTCAGTACTCAGGGCATGGGGAGGTTCCGATGACAGGGTCAAGAATGGTCAGGAGGAACTCATGAAGCGTGCCAGG gctaacagtgaaGCTGCTGTGGGCAAGTATGAACGTGGATCATGCCAAGGATATGCTGGAGATACTGGTCTCTTCATCAAGGACCATGCCTATTAA